The Latilactobacillus sakei subsp. sakei DSM 20017 = JCM 1157 genome includes a window with the following:
- a CDS encoding metal ABC transporter solute-binding protein, Zn/Mn family: MKKILITLLTVGGIIGGVYGFIHQRAQSKAQANNQHTKLRVVTTNSILEDMVANVGQERVELYSIVKRGTDPHEYEPQPTDISKATDADVLFHNGLNLETGGNGWFKKLVSIAHKKFGEDVFATTKGIKVQHLTTNKDEPDPHAWLDLANGMQYVENITAALQAKDPKNADYYRRNADQYIARLEKLHTKAQTQFADIPEKQRVLVTSEGAFKYFGEAYGVTPTYIWEINTESQGTPTQMKSVLAKIAATDVQSLFVETSVSPKSMAKVAQETGLPIYAKIFTDSLAQKGKQGDTYYTMMKWNIDKIHAGMIGQ; encoded by the coding sequence ATGAAGAAAATACTCATTACTTTATTAACCGTCGGCGGGATTATTGGTGGCGTGTACGGCTTTATTCACCAACGGGCACAATCCAAAGCACAAGCCAACAATCAACACACTAAATTGCGGGTTGTGACGACTAATTCGATTTTAGAAGATATGGTCGCCAATGTTGGCCAAGAGCGGGTTGAGTTGTACAGTATCGTTAAACGGGGGACCGATCCCCATGAATACGAGCCTCAACCAACTGATATTTCAAAAGCGACGGACGCGGATGTTTTGTTTCATAATGGCTTGAATCTTGAAACGGGTGGCAATGGTTGGTTTAAAAAGTTAGTGTCAATCGCACATAAGAAGTTTGGGGAAGACGTTTTTGCGACGACTAAAGGCATCAAGGTCCAACATCTAACGACCAATAAGGACGAACCAGATCCACATGCGTGGTTGGATTTGGCCAATGGCATGCAATATGTTGAAAATATTACAGCCGCCTTGCAAGCTAAGGACCCTAAAAATGCTGATTATTACCGGCGGAATGCGGATCAGTATATTGCGCGCTTAGAAAAATTACACACGAAGGCTCAGACGCAATTTGCTGATATTCCAGAAAAGCAGCGTGTATTGGTGACTTCTGAAGGTGCCTTTAAATACTTCGGAGAAGCTTATGGCGTGACGCCAACTTATATCTGGGAAATCAATACGGAATCGCAAGGGACACCAACTCAAATGAAATCAGTCCTTGCCAAAATTGCGGCAACAGATGTTCAGAGTTTGTTTGTAGAAACATCGGTATCACCGAAATCTATGGCTAAAGTTGCCCAAGAAACAGGACTGCCAATTTATGCAAAAATCTTTACGGATTCCTTGGCGCAAAAAGGAAAACAGGGCGATACCTATTACACAATGATGAAATGGAATATCGATAAAATTCATGCTGGGATGATTGGCCAGTAA
- a CDS encoding metal ABC transporter ATP-binding protein produces the protein MLSIKNLTVAYDDTPVFTDVAVHFDAGKITGIIGPNGAGKSTLIKAILGLVKARQGSVLYQGKSMRAVQKQVAYVEQRKDLDLNFPINVFDVVLTGTYGKLGLFRDPGKQAKAASRAALEQVALGDFERRQIGQLSGGQLQRVFVARAIVQEAEIIILDEPFVGIDLQSETAIMAIMKQWRDAGKTIIVIHHDLNKVSQYFDDLVVMNHGIVDYGPTDQVYNAQNIERAFSADLSAVLFEKQEVDQ, from the coding sequence ATGTTATCAATTAAGAACCTCACCGTTGCTTACGATGACACACCAGTATTTACTGATGTTGCCGTTCACTTTGACGCAGGCAAAATCACTGGTATCATTGGACCAAACGGTGCGGGAAAATCAACGCTGATTAAAGCAATTTTAGGGTTGGTTAAAGCACGGCAAGGCTCAGTTTTATATCAAGGAAAATCAATGCGAGCTGTCCAAAAGCAGGTCGCATATGTTGAACAGCGCAAGGACCTAGATTTGAATTTTCCAATCAACGTTTTTGATGTTGTATTGACGGGCACGTACGGCAAGTTAGGTCTGTTTCGTGATCCAGGGAAGCAGGCAAAAGCCGCTAGTCGAGCGGCGCTAGAACAGGTAGCCCTCGGTGATTTTGAACGCCGCCAAATTGGTCAGCTGTCAGGTGGCCAATTGCAACGGGTTTTCGTGGCCCGCGCAATTGTGCAGGAAGCGGAGATCATTATTTTAGATGAACCCTTTGTCGGTATTGATTTGCAAAGTGAGACTGCAATCATGGCCATTATGAAACAGTGGCGTGATGCAGGTAAGACGATTATTGTTATTCATCATGATTTGAATAAAGTGTCACAGTATTTTGACGATTTAGTGGTTATGAATCACGGTATCGTGGATTATGGGCCCACTGATCAAGTTTATAACGCCCAGAATATTGAGCGTGCATTTAGTGCGGACTTATCTGCCGTCTTGTTTGAAAAACAGGAGGTAGACCAATGA
- a CDS encoding SIS domain-containing protein yields MDQKPTMMTYIREEAEYLKNMLNHYPNNIPTIDGREWLLLATGSSINAAYSAKYYIEHLTDVIIEIEEPFKFHYYEKLRPAIDVVIGISQSGESTSTIDALKKIKLERPTVRTYAVTSNLTSEITQVVDRVIDIEMGEERVGYVTKGFSMTTFKLMLMGLKTARERGQITSEQEQLELKQFATAIEEIPNIINKTETFFERRQAEFSKATRFTALGCGSVMGTVLEMQTKFCETVRVPSQGMDIEVFMHGPYLEVNRNHQMFFIESNSPVNDRLTRLKEYETQYVDNLYTITLNDTVDERTIALDLSQIDEYKAPLFTIIPFQVLAHHIAEELGRNLTQRIYTDFGVAMQSKTKPGNYA; encoded by the coding sequence ATGGATCAAAAACCAACAATGATGACTTACATTAGAGAAGAAGCAGAATACCTTAAAAATATGCTTAATCATTATCCAAATAATATACCAACAATTGATGGTCGAGAATGGTTATTACTAGCGACAGGCTCCAGCATTAATGCCGCTTATAGTGCAAAATATTATATTGAGCATTTAACAGATGTCATTATTGAAATAGAAGAACCATTCAAATTTCACTATTATGAAAAATTACGCCCAGCAATTGATGTCGTTATCGGGATTTCCCAGAGCGGTGAGAGTACTTCGACTATTGATGCGCTAAAAAAGATTAAATTGGAACGTCCTACTGTTAGAACATACGCAGTAACTAGCAACCTTACAAGTGAAATAACACAAGTTGTTGATAGGGTTATTGATATTGAAATGGGAGAAGAACGAGTAGGCTATGTGACTAAAGGTTTCTCTATGACGACATTTAAGTTGATGCTGATGGGGCTGAAAACGGCTAGAGAACGTGGCCAAATCACTTCAGAACAAGAGCAATTAGAATTAAAACAATTTGCAACTGCAATTGAAGAAATTCCTAATATTATTAATAAAACGGAAACATTCTTTGAACGTCGGCAAGCAGAGTTTAGTAAAGCAACTCGTTTTACTGCACTTGGATGTGGTTCAGTAATGGGAACAGTGCTAGAAATGCAAACCAAATTCTGTGAAACGGTCAGAGTGCCTAGCCAAGGAATGGATATTGAAGTATTTATGCATGGCCCCTATTTAGAAGTTAACCGCAATCATCAGATGTTCTTTATTGAAAGCAATTCGCCAGTCAATGATCGATTAACTAGGTTAAAAGAATATGAAACGCAATACGTGGATAATTTATATACAATCACTTTAAATGATACGGTAGATGAACGCACAATTGCTTTAGATTTGAGCCAAATTGATGAATATAAAGCACCATTGTTTACGATTATTCCGTTCCAAGTGCTTGCACACCATATTGCTGAAGAATTAGGGCGAAACTTAACACAGAGAATCTATACCGACTTTGGTGTTGCAATGCAAAGTAAAACAAAACCTGGTAATTATGCCTGA
- a CDS encoding PTS sugar transporter subunit IIA produces the protein MEKQQTAKKKLTWPQLKERIAFALGNLGHSAFYGALSTYFIVYVTSGMFTDLSPKVANRLIGLITTLVVIIRLAEVVVDPILGNIVDNTETRWGKFKPWQVIGSVVSAILLVIIFTGIFGLAKVNWLLFAIAFVIIFIILDVFYSFADVAYWGMVPAISGDSKERGIFTALGSFTGSIGWNGLTMIVVPITTYFTYLATGKHDQGPQGWLAFAIIVSIIAVLSALAVAFGTTEKNDVIRQAASQKTTIKDVFVGIAKNDQILWISCAYLLYSLAYVVTNGVLFYLFKFVIGQPGEFWIAGAVATIVGFSTAPLYPLLNKFIPRKMLFLVGQISMILSYIIFIFASTNMALLIVGLVLFNFTFAQLVIVLSLTDAIEYGQLKNGNRNEAVVLAVRPMLDKITGAFSNGIVGTIAIMAGMTGSATAADMTAKNIHTFELFAFYTPLISSILALIVFMFKVKITEKKHAEIVTELENRLAKGHLPSDNDKVLTGITTKILAPVDGQLLTLDDVPNGFEGKGFAIQPTEGHIYAPFDGHIKFTFSTRHTLGIVSDNGLEMIIHVGLETVNMRGEGFVTHYVDGQKISAGDLLLSFDQQLIHEAGYDDIVINFFTQPKQMRTLENLQAKSVTHGESILEVIMMEK, from the coding sequence ATGGAAAAACAGCAAACGGCTAAGAAAAAGTTAACGTGGCCACAGTTAAAGGAACGAATTGCATTTGCATTGGGGAATTTGGGGCATTCCGCCTTTTATGGGGCATTAAGTACGTATTTTATTGTTTATGTCACTAGTGGGATGTTTACGGATCTTAGTCCCAAAGTGGCTAATCGGTTGATTGGTTTAATCACCACACTAGTCGTGATTATCCGACTGGCAGAAGTCGTCGTTGATCCAATCCTGGGGAATATTGTTGATAATACAGAGACTCGTTGGGGAAAGTTTAAACCTTGGCAAGTGATAGGGAGCGTTGTCAGTGCAATTTTACTTGTTATTATTTTTACAGGGATTTTTGGATTAGCTAAGGTAAATTGGCTCCTCTTTGCAATAGCGTTTGTAATCATTTTTATTATTTTAGATGTATTCTATTCCTTTGCCGATGTGGCCTATTGGGGCATGGTGCCCGCTATCAGTGGAGATAGTAAAGAACGTGGTATTTTTACAGCATTGGGTAGTTTTACAGGCTCTATTGGTTGGAACGGGTTAACGATGATTGTTGTTCCGATTACGACATACTTTACTTACCTGGCAACAGGAAAGCATGATCAAGGGCCTCAAGGCTGGTTAGCCTTTGCGATTATTGTTTCAATAATTGCAGTCCTTTCAGCGTTAGCAGTTGCGTTTGGCACAACGGAAAAAAATGACGTTATTCGGCAGGCGGCTAGTCAAAAAACAACAATTAAGGATGTTTTTGTAGGAATCGCCAAAAATGATCAGATTCTTTGGATTAGCTGTGCTTATCTACTATATTCACTTGCTTACGTTGTTACAAATGGGGTTTTATTCTATCTATTTAAATTTGTGATTGGACAACCTGGTGAATTCTGGATAGCTGGCGCAGTGGCAACAATTGTGGGCTTCTCAACAGCGCCATTATATCCACTTTTAAATAAATTTATTCCACGTAAAATGTTATTCTTAGTTGGACAAATTTCGATGATTCTATCATATATTATCTTTATTTTTGCTAGTACAAATATGGCATTATTAATTGTCGGCTTAGTCCTCTTTAATTTCACTTTTGCACAGCTCGTAATTGTTTTATCGTTAACAGATGCGATTGAATATGGTCAATTAAAAAATGGTAATCGTAATGAAGCAGTTGTCTTGGCTGTACGTCCAATGCTGGATAAGATTACAGGTGCATTTTCAAATGGGATTGTTGGAACGATAGCGATTATGGCAGGAATGACTGGGAGTGCAACGGCCGCTGATATGACGGCAAAAAATATTCACACTTTTGAGCTATTCGCCTTCTACACACCATTGATTTCATCAATTTTAGCGTTAATTGTATTTATGTTTAAGGTTAAAATTACTGAAAAGAAACATGCTGAAATTGTGACTGAGCTAGAGAATCGTTTAGCAAAAGGCCACTTACCTAGTGATAATGATAAGGTTTTGACGGGCATTACGACTAAAATTCTAGCGCCTGTTGATGGACAGTTATTAACGTTAGATGATGTTCCAAATGGTTTTGAGGGGAAAGGCTTTGCAATTCAACCAACAGAGGGACATATTTACGCACCATTTGACGGACATATTAAATTTACTTTTTCGACGCGGCATACATTAGGAATTGTCTCGGATAATGGCCTGGAGATGATTATCCATGTTGGTTTGGAGACCGTTAATATGCGAGGTGAGGGATTTGTCACTCATTATGTTGACGGCCAAAAGATCTCGGCAGGGGATTTGCTACTCAGTTTTGATCAACAACTAATTCACGAAGCAGGTTATGATGACATTGTGATTAATTTCTTTACACAACCTAAACAAATGAGAACGTTGGAGAACTTACAGGCTAAATCGGTCACTCATGGGGAATCGATTTTAGAAGTAATCATGATGGAAAAATAG
- a CDS encoding LacI family DNA-binding transcriptional regulator, translating into MNKNITIKDIAKLASVSVSTVSRVINHDPSVADATQKKVSKVINEYHYQPSMIARGMVSKKTNMIAVIVSDITNPYFNQFVAILEKRLLLAGYTLSLFDSQTALTTDKDSVLAIETKIVNQIRENHFDATIILGGLIDRLNIPQDYLKTLENLISEMPTIIVGRANITELPNSENLTYLNRDQIIPTKLLVNYMLKQKHHQFIFIGGNASAWITNDRTNTFKEVLLENNVPISDDYIFNNNFYFQDGYNAAKHVIQSQLSFDAVVAINDRVAMGFLRGIKDLTNLDFSEFALGSCEFFEENAFSIPRITSVDHNIEALSNSAAQLLIATLEKQSLQTSLPDITPKLILGESC; encoded by the coding sequence ATGAATAAAAACATTACAATTAAAGACATCGCTAAATTAGCTAGTGTTTCAGTAAGCACTGTTTCTCGAGTCATTAATCATGATCCTAGTGTTGCTGATGCAACTCAAAAAAAAGTTAGCAAAGTTATCAATGAATACCACTATCAACCTAGTATGATTGCCCGTGGAATGGTCTCAAAAAAAACAAATATGATTGCCGTTATCGTTTCTGATATTACTAATCCATATTTTAATCAGTTCGTTGCTATTTTAGAAAAACGACTACTACTTGCTGGTTACACACTATCTCTATTTGATTCACAAACTGCGCTAACAACTGATAAGGACTCTGTCTTAGCCATTGAAACCAAAATTGTAAACCAAATTCGTGAAAATCACTTTGACGCAACCATTATTTTAGGTGGTCTCATTGATCGTCTCAACATCCCTCAAGACTATCTCAAGACTCTTGAGAATTTAATCAGCGAAATGCCAACAATCATCGTCGGACGTGCTAATATCACTGAGTTACCAAATTCTGAAAATCTCACTTATCTAAATCGAGACCAGATTATTCCAACCAAACTCTTAGTTAACTATATGCTTAAGCAGAAGCATCATCAGTTTATTTTCATCGGTGGTAATGCATCAGCATGGATCACAAACGATCGAACAAATACTTTTAAAGAGGTTCTTCTCGAAAATAACGTTCCCATTTCCGATGATTATATTTTTAATAATAATTTCTATTTTCAAGACGGCTACAATGCTGCAAAACACGTTATTCAATCGCAACTCTCCTTTGATGCAGTTGTCGCTATTAACGATCGTGTTGCTATGGGCTTTTTAAGAGGTATTAAAGATCTTACTAATCTTGATTTTTCAGAATTTGCATTAGGAAGCTGTGAATTCTTCGAAGAAAATGCGTTTAGCATCCCAAGAATTACATCAGTTGACCATAATATTGAAGCCCTCAGTAACTCAGCCGCACAGTTATTGATTGCTACTTTAGAAAAGCAAAGCCTTCAAACCTCACTACCAGATATTACGCCTAAGTTGATTTTGGGCGAATCTTGCTAA
- a CDS encoding C69 family dipeptidase: MKKPIKGSCTTVLVGKKASIDGSTMISRNDDGHEALDPQRFVVVNPEDQPRDYQAVISGVQIKLPDNPMRYTSIPNSLLTNGIWPAAGINSENVTMSATETITTNPRIQGLDPLVPGGIGEEDIVTLVLPYIHSAKEGVERLGALLEEFGTYEPNGIAFSDQDSVWWLETIGGHHWAAVRIPDDAYVVAPNRMNIDHFAFGSDNTLCSADLKALIDDNNLNPDFEGYNLRHIFGSATIKDTVYNNPRTWYGQQYFNPEIKQDPMDHDLPFICHANRKISIEDVKFVLSAHFENTEYDPYGSAPEDVKTRFRPIGINRNHNVHILQVRNNVPAEIAGIHWLAYGANTFNTVVPFYANVNDTPESYKNATGTFDLNNMYWLSCTTALLGDTDYDFYVDMRNTFELEAMSAYHEIQNATDKAFDGQKDAIAFLEEANNKLATESLQRQTKLLGEMVISGSEHMKLRYNLND, from the coding sequence ATGAAAAAACCAATTAAGGGTTCATGTACGACAGTCTTAGTCGGCAAGAAAGCTTCAATCGACGGTTCAACAATGATTTCTAGAAATGATGATGGTCACGAAGCTCTAGATCCTCAACGTTTTGTTGTCGTCAATCCAGAAGACCAACCACGCGATTACCAAGCCGTAATCAGTGGTGTGCAAATCAAATTACCTGATAACCCAATGCGTTATACATCAATTCCTAACTCACTACTCACAAACGGCATCTGGCCAGCTGCTGGGATCAACAGCGAAAACGTCACAATGTCAGCAACCGAAACAATTACAACTAACCCTCGTATTCAAGGATTAGACCCACTTGTTCCCGGTGGTATCGGTGAAGAAGATATCGTTACTTTAGTATTGCCTTACATCCACAGTGCTAAAGAAGGGGTTGAACGTTTAGGCGCGCTTCTCGAAGAATTCGGCACATACGAACCAAACGGAATTGCCTTTTCTGATCAAGACAGTGTTTGGTGGCTTGAAACAATTGGTGGTCATCACTGGGCTGCTGTTCGCATCCCTGATGATGCTTACGTGGTTGCACCTAACCGCATGAACATCGATCACTTTGCCTTTGGCTCAGACAACACACTTTGTTCAGCTGATTTAAAAGCATTAATTGATGATAATAACTTAAACCCAGACTTTGAAGGTTACAACCTCCGTCACATTTTCGGTAGTGCAACCATCAAAGATACCGTTTATAACAACCCTCGTACTTGGTATGGTCAACAATATTTCAACCCAGAAATCAAACAAGATCCTATGGACCATGATTTACCATTCATCTGCCATGCCAACCGTAAAATTTCAATCGAAGACGTTAAGTTTGTCTTGAGCGCCCACTTTGAAAATACGGAATACGATCCTTACGGTAGCGCACCAGAAGACGTTAAAACACGCTTCCGTCCTATCGGGATTAACCGGAACCACAATGTGCACATTTTACAAGTTCGTAACAACGTCCCTGCTGAAATCGCTGGTATTCACTGGTTAGCTTACGGTGCTAATACCTTCAATACAGTTGTGCCATTTTACGCCAACGTTAATGACACACCTGAATCATACAAGAATGCGACAGGAACATTCGACCTTAACAATATGTACTGGTTGAGCTGTACAACAGCCTTACTTGGCGATACAGACTATGACTTCTACGTTGATATGCGTAATACCTTCGAATTAGAAGCAATGAGCGCTTATCACGAAATCCAAAACGCAACTGACAAAGCCTTTGACGGTCAAAAAGATGCCATTGCCTTCTTGGAAGAAGCCAACAACAAACTAGCAACAGAATCACTCCAACGCCAAACAAAACTATTAGGCGAAATGGTGATCTCAGGATCAGAACACATGAAATTACGTTATAACTTGAATGACTAA
- a CDS encoding metal ABC transporter permease, producing the protein MTSISAFIGALGRYEFLQSALLTAIMVGIMSGIIGSFIILRGMSLMGDAISHAVLPGVAVAYMLGINVLVGASVFGILAAVLIGFVATHSKIKTDTSIGVVFSAFYALGFILISMAESATNLHHILFGNILAVSDQDIMTTAIVLGIVILFVSFFYKELLITSFDETYARTYGLKTQVLHYGLMLVLTLVTVSALQTVGIILVVAMLITPAATAFLWTNKLVTMLFLSAGIGAVAAISGLYFSYTFNWASGPAIVLMAAVLFAISFICAPKQGFLKWRSAKGGQ; encoded by the coding sequence ATGACTAGTATTTCAGCATTTATTGGCGCATTAGGGCGCTACGAATTTTTACAAAGTGCATTATTAACCGCCATTATGGTCGGAATTATGTCGGGGATTATCGGAAGCTTCATCATATTGCGAGGGATGTCCTTGATGGGCGATGCGATTTCGCATGCCGTGTTACCTGGCGTGGCCGTTGCCTATATGTTGGGGATCAATGTGCTAGTTGGCGCATCCGTATTCGGTATTTTAGCGGCGGTCTTGATTGGCTTTGTCGCGACCCACAGTAAAATTAAGACGGATACGTCAATCGGAGTCGTTTTCAGTGCGTTTTACGCATTGGGCTTTATTCTGATTTCGATGGCAGAAAGTGCGACGAATCTCCATCATATTTTATTCGGTAATATTTTAGCAGTGAGTGATCAGGATATTATGACGACCGCGATTGTATTAGGCATCGTTATCTTATTTGTTTCATTCTTCTATAAGGAATTATTGATTACCTCATTTGATGAAACCTACGCCAGAACTTACGGGCTCAAAACGCAGGTCTTACATTATGGCTTGATGCTGGTTTTAACGTTAGTGACAGTTTCAGCATTACAAACGGTCGGGATTATTCTGGTAGTGGCGATGTTAATTACACCTGCTGCGACGGCCTTTTTATGGACTAATAAACTCGTGACGATGCTCTTTTTATCAGCTGGGATAGGGGCAGTTGCGGCAATTAGTGGGCTGTATTTCAGTTATACCTTCAATTGGGCGTCTGGCCCGGCAATTGTCTTGATGGCCGCTGTTTTATTCGCGATTTCGTTTATTTGCGCACCCAAGCAAGGCTTTTTGAAATGGCGTTCAGCTAAGGGAGGGCAATAA
- a CDS encoding glucose PTS transporter subunit IIA codes for MTQSYKEISKNIIEGVGGEENIKSLTHCVTRLRFVLKDTAKVKQDMLEQMPIVMTALSTGGQYQVVIGPKVTDVYDAVMVELGNLEDNTNEPEEKKKLSDRLLATISAIFTPYINILAAAGVLKGLVILIQMMHLFGEKSLVLAVLNALASGVFTMLPIFIAITGAEKFKSNKYTAVALAAALIYPLTAADIPANVMLGSLAIPLKVYGGAVLPTIFAVYFLSIIEKWLKNIIPEVAKLVFVPTLALLITGFVTFLVIGPLANYVGVGIANVYTWLYNLSPVISGAILAGVGQFFVIFGIHWGIIPLGQINVQVLGYDTIMAMFMSAVFGQFGAVVGSIFTSRNSDERQISISASISALFGITEPALYGVNVKKKYPFVAGCIGAAVGGGITGLLGVKLYGFAPVLNIFMLGMFNGPQSKMIYEVVAVTAAFLIAAILTIIWGRRYAKHSQHSDVYVSTEVNNDTKLELHAPVTGEAIAITEVSDPVFASKMMGDGFAVKPDNGQIYAPIEGVITSVFPTKHAITLKGNNGVDVLLHMGIDTVALKGQGFDILVTENQKVTTDTQLANIDLTFLASEGKDDSIMVIFPENLNGEVNVKKGHYTVTDMVGEFNKGES; via the coding sequence ATGACACAATCATATAAGGAAATTTCAAAAAATATTATTGAAGGTGTGGGTGGAGAAGAAAATATTAAAAGCCTAACACACTGTGTAACACGATTGAGATTCGTTTTAAAAGATACTGCTAAAGTAAAACAAGATATGCTAGAACAAATGCCAATTGTGATGACTGCACTTAGTACCGGTGGTCAATATCAAGTTGTTATTGGACCTAAGGTAACTGATGTCTACGATGCAGTAATGGTTGAACTTGGAAATTTAGAGGATAATACCAATGAACCTGAAGAAAAGAAAAAACTATCAGACCGTTTATTGGCGACTATTTCGGCAATTTTTACACCCTACATTAATATCTTAGCTGCTGCTGGGGTTTTAAAAGGGCTTGTTATTCTGATACAAATGATGCATTTATTTGGTGAAAAATCATTAGTCTTAGCTGTTTTAAATGCTTTAGCTTCAGGCGTATTTACAATGCTACCAATTTTTATCGCAATTACTGGTGCAGAGAAATTTAAAAGTAATAAATATACAGCTGTCGCTTTAGCTGCAGCGTTGATTTATCCGCTAACAGCTGCAGATATACCTGCTAATGTTATGTTAGGCTCATTAGCAATTCCACTAAAAGTGTATGGCGGAGCGGTATTGCCAACGATTTTTGCCGTTTACTTCTTATCAATTATTGAAAAATGGTTGAAAAACATAATTCCAGAAGTTGCGAAACTTGTTTTTGTACCAACACTAGCATTATTAATTACTGGGTTTGTAACATTCCTTGTAATCGGACCATTGGCGAACTATGTAGGTGTTGGAATTGCTAATGTTTATACTTGGCTATATAATCTAAGTCCTGTTATTTCAGGTGCGATCTTAGCTGGTGTTGGACAATTCTTCGTTATTTTTGGGATTCATTGGGGGATCATTCCCTTGGGACAAATTAATGTTCAAGTATTGGGGTATGATACGATTATGGCCATGTTTATGTCTGCTGTTTTCGGGCAGTTTGGTGCAGTAGTCGGCTCAATCTTTACGAGTCGTAACTCCGATGAACGCCAAATTTCAATCTCTGCTTCAATCTCTGCTCTATTTGGGATTACAGAACCAGCATTATATGGCGTTAACGTTAAAAAGAAATATCCGTTTGTTGCGGGGTGTATTGGTGCCGCAGTCGGCGGGGGAATTACTGGATTATTAGGGGTTAAACTTTATGGATTTGCACCAGTCCTTAATATCTTTATGCTAGGAATGTTTAATGGACCACAATCTAAGATGATTTATGAAGTAGTAGCTGTTACTGCCGCATTTTTAATTGCTGCAATTTTAACCATTATTTGGGGTCGGCGTTACGCTAAACATAGTCAACATAGTGATGTGTATGTTTCAACTGAGGTTAATAATGATACTAAATTAGAATTGCATGCACCAGTTACAGGAGAAGCTATTGCAATTACTGAGGTTAGTGATCCGGTGTTTGCCAGCAAAATGATGGGTGATGGTTTTGCTGTTAAACCAGATAATGGTCAAATCTATGCACCAATTGAAGGTGTTATAACATCAGTTTTCCCAACAAAACATGCAATTACACTAAAAGGTAATAATGGTGTTGACGTGTTATTGCATATGGGGATTGATACAGTGGCCTTAAAGGGACAAGGATTTGATATTTTAGTAACGGAAAATCAAAAAGTAACCACGGATACACAATTAGCTAATATCGATTTAACGTTTTTAGCAAGTGAAGGTAAAGATGATAGTATTATGGTTATCTTCCCAGAAAACTTAAACGGTGAAGTAAATGTCAAAAAAGGTCATTACACTGTAACTGATATGGTGGGCGAATTTAATAAAGGTGAGTCATAA
- a CDS encoding MarR family transcriptional regulator translates to MMDKEAEIIQAFTALFYKKSWLEQGIMEAQLSGYKSSEIHCLEAIAKQTDPNVTKIAEALHMTRGAASKLTKKLLKKEVIESYQKADNKKEVYFRVLPEGQAVVTKHDQLHQQFQERDHVVFEEATDEQLTSLLNFIETYSAHIDQAIENQKTNH, encoded by the coding sequence ATGATGGATAAAGAAGCAGAAATTATTCAAGCTTTTACGGCGTTATTTTATAAAAAATCGTGGCTGGAACAAGGCATTATGGAAGCGCAGTTGAGTGGCTATAAGTCTTCTGAGATTCATTGCTTGGAAGCAATCGCCAAGCAAACGGATCCGAATGTGACCAAAATTGCTGAAGCACTGCACATGACGCGTGGTGCGGCTAGCAAGCTGACGAAGAAGCTTTTGAAAAAAGAAGTAATCGAGTCTTATCAAAAAGCCGACAATAAAAAAGAAGTTTATTTCCGTGTTTTACCTGAAGGCCAAGCGGTCGTTACAAAGCATGATCAGCTGCATCAACAATTTCAAGAACGCGATCATGTGGTTTTTGAAGAGGCAACCGATGAACAATTAACATCACTCTTGAACTTTATTGAGACTTATAGCGCTCATATTGATCAAGCCATTGAAAATCAAAAGACAAATCATTAA